One Jeotgalicoccus saudimassiliensis DNA window includes the following coding sequences:
- a CDS encoding phospholipase D family protein, with the protein MKKRYLFPIIFAAIILIPLVVSGVRYFMPVPSGVSYESEEYKTDDVSFLYDLTYTDNKGTITEEQEIFEEVYTMIDEAEEFLVIDMFLFNDDYNHDTLDFPPLSQNLADKLTAKKEENPEMDIIFITDGINTFYDTYMPQHIAELKEAGIEVIFTDLSKLRDSNPLYSGYYRTYFQWLGSSEEQWLVNALRPQGPEVNIRSYLSMLNFKANHRKLIINEKNGLVMSANPHDASVHHSNIALKVSGDMLHDLLESERAVVNFSGGNTRVFSDFADKLPKKTEDSEGQYTVKLITEEKIKDNILRMVNASEEGDILNIGLFYLSDRDVVEAFKAALDRGAELNMILDINQDAFGNEKNGVPNRPVADELTKHDTPANIRWYKSSGEQYHSKFIMMEKDGEVIFNGGSANFTRRNLADYNLETNMMVTAPADSEFAGEVTGYFNRLWTNEGAEYTLDYEEEAEESTLKTILYRVQEFTGLSTF; encoded by the coding sequence GTCTCCGGTGTGCGTTATTTTATGCCGGTGCCTTCCGGTGTGTCATACGAGTCTGAAGAGTATAAGACAGATGATGTGTCATTTTTATACGATCTTACATATACAGATAATAAAGGGACAATTACCGAAGAGCAGGAGATTTTTGAAGAAGTGTATACGATGATTGACGAAGCGGAAGAGTTTTTAGTAATAGATATGTTTTTATTTAATGATGATTATAACCATGACACGCTTGATTTTCCGCCGCTGTCACAAAACCTGGCAGATAAGCTGACAGCGAAAAAAGAAGAAAATCCTGAAATGGATATCATCTTTATAACAGACGGTATCAATACATTTTATGATACTTATATGCCGCAGCATATCGCTGAACTGAAAGAAGCGGGCATCGAGGTTATCTTTACAGATCTGTCGAAGCTCAGGGATTCAAACCCGCTGTACTCAGGGTATTACAGAACATACTTCCAGTGGCTCGGTTCATCTGAAGAACAGTGGCTGGTCAATGCGTTAAGACCGCAGGGACCGGAAGTGAACATCCGTTCATACCTGTCGATGCTGAACTTTAAAGCCAATCACAGAAAGTTGATTATTAATGAAAAGAACGGTCTCGTGATGTCGGCAAACCCGCATGATGCGAGTGTACATCACTCGAATATAGCACTGAAAGTCAGCGGAGATATGCTGCATGATTTACTCGAAAGTGAACGTGCTGTTGTAAACTTCAGCGGCGGCAATACCCGCGTCTTCAGTGACTTTGCCGATAAACTGCCGAAGAAAACAGAAGACAGTGAAGGACAGTATACAGTTAAGCTGATTACGGAGGAGAAAATTAAAGATAATATTCTCCGTATGGTCAACGCGTCAGAAGAGGGCGATATACTAAACATTGGACTGTTTTATTTATCCGACAGAGATGTTGTTGAAGCATTTAAAGCAGCACTCGACCGCGGTGCAGAGCTGAACATGATACTTGATATTAATCAGGACGCATTCGGTAACGAGAAAAACGGTGTGCCGAACCGGCCTGTTGCCGATGAGCTGACAAAGCATGACACACCTGCGAATATCCGCTGGTATAAATCGAGCGGAGAACAATACCATTCGAAATTTATCATGATGGAAAAAGACGGTGAAGTAATATTTAACGGTGGATCCGCAAACTTTACGAGACGGAACCTTGCAGACTATAACCTGGAGACAAACATGATGGTGACGGCACCTGCTGACAGTGAATTTGCAGGGGAAGTGACAGGGTACTTCAACAGACTGTGGACGAACGAAGGTGCCGAGTATACGCTTGATTATGAAGAAGAGGCAGAAGAATCGACGCTGAAAACAATACTGTACAGAGTGCAGGAATTTACGGGACTGTCGACATTTTAA
- a CDS encoding cysteine hydrolase family protein: MKALLNIDYTYDFVAPDGKLTAGEPAQKLHDYIVNITREFIVNGDYTVFAIDAHEENDQYHPETKLFPPHNIIGTDGRDLYGELEALYQDNKDKDNIYYTDKTRYSAFAGTDIEQRLSARGITEIHLVGVCTDICILHTAIDAYNKGFDIVIHQNGVSSFNLDAHEMALQHFKNSLGTEII; encoded by the coding sequence ATGAAAGCATTACTTAACATCGACTATACTTATGACTTCGTTGCACCGGACGGCAAACTGACTGCAGGCGAACCTGCACAAAAACTGCACGACTACATCGTGAATATCACACGCGAATTTATCGTTAATGGGGATTATACGGTATTTGCAATCGATGCTCACGAAGAAAACGATCAGTATCATCCTGAAACAAAACTGTTTCCGCCACATAACATTATCGGCACCGACGGACGGGATCTGTACGGCGAACTCGAGGCTCTTTATCAGGACAACAAAGACAAAGACAATATTTATTACACAGATAAAACCCGTTACTCTGCATTCGCCGGAACTGACATCGAACAGCGCCTCTCGGCACGCGGGATAACAGAAATCCATCTGGTCGGCGTCTGTACCGACATTTGTATACTTCACACTGCAATCGATGCATATAACAAAGGCTTTGATATCGTGATTCATCAGAATGGCGTTTCAAGTTTTAACCTTGATGCACACGAAATGGCGCTCCAGCACTTCAAAAACTCGCTTGGCACTGAAATTATATAA
- a CDS encoding fructose bisphosphate aldolase, translated as MNQEQLEKVKQGNGFIAALDQSGGSTPKALKAYGVNEDQYTNEDEMFDLVHEMRSRIVTSPSFTSDKVLGAILFEQTMDREVEGKYTGDYLADKGIVPFLKVDKGLADEENGVQLMKPMPDLEDLLARANDRHIFGTKMRSNILSANVKGITEVVEQQFEVGKQIIAAGLVPIIEPEVNINAADKEQIEEILRDAILEELNGLAEDELVMLKLTIPTVPNLYKELVDHPNVIRVVALSGGYTRVEANNLLKQNDGIIASFSRALSSDLNAAQSAEEFDGKLAEAIDTIYDASVNKK; from the coding sequence ATGAATCAGGAGCAACTTGAAAAAGTAAAACAGGGTAATGGTTTTATTGCCGCGCTTGACCAGAGTGGCGGAAGTACACCGAAAGCTTTAAAAGCATATGGTGTTAATGAAGATCAGTATACTAATGAAGACGAGATGTTCGATCTGGTACATGAAATGCGTTCACGTATCGTAACGTCACCTTCATTCACTTCTGACAAAGTTCTCGGTGCAATTCTTTTTGAACAGACTATGGACCGTGAAGTAGAAGGCAAGTACACTGGCGATTATTTAGCTGATAAAGGCATCGTGCCATTCCTTAAAGTCGACAAAGGACTTGCAGACGAGGAAAACGGTGTTCAGCTTATGAAACCAATGCCGGATCTTGAGGATTTATTAGCACGTGCAAACGATCGTCACATCTTCGGAACGAAAATGCGTTCAAACATTCTTTCAGCTAACGTAAAAGGTATTACTGAAGTTGTTGAACAGCAGTTCGAAGTTGGTAAACAGATTATCGCTGCAGGACTTGTGCCGATTATCGAGCCTGAAGTAAACATCAATGCTGCAGATAAAGAGCAGATTGAAGAAATTTTAAGAGATGCAATACTCGAAGAATTAAACGGTCTTGCTGAAGATGAGCTTGTAATGCTCAAACTGACAATTCCAACTGTACCTAACCTGTACAAAGAACTCGTTGATCACCCTAACGTGATTCGCGTTGTTGCACTTTCAGGCGGCTACACGAGAGTTGAAGCAAACAACTTATTAAAACAAAACGACGGTATTATCGCGAGCTTCTCACGCGCACTTTCAAGCGACTTAAACGCAGCACAGTCTGCTGAAGAGTTTGACGGTAAATTAGCTGAAGCTATCGATACTATCTACGACGCATCAGTAAACAAAAAATAA
- a CDS encoding aldo/keto reductase, whose translation MTELVELGKSGIIVHPIALGANFVGGYNMYGDVNEEEGRQTVRDAIDAGVTMIDTAFIYGPKRSEELIGEVLKEYKREDIVIATKAAHREQDNGEMVIDNSPEFLKQAVDDALERLQTKYIDLFYIHKPDENTPKDEAVEALYEMKEQGKIKAIGVSNFNVEQLAEANKNNHVDVIQNEYNLFNREAEKEMLDYTAANKITFIPYFPLAAGILAGKYDENTKFEDLRTKLAFYQEDQFKENLQKVDKLKELAKKYDEDVAQLVLAFYLTRPSLDVIIPGAKKGGQIKDNMRAADIELKPEDVDYIDEIFKME comes from the coding sequence ATGACAGAGTTGGTTGAACTCGGTAAATCAGGAATTATAGTACACCCCATTGCACTCGGTGCGAACTTCGTCGGCGGATATAATATGTACGGCGACGTCAATGAAGAAGAGGGCAGGCAGACTGTAAGAGATGCAATCGATGCGGGTGTGACAATGATAGATACCGCATTTATTTACGGCCCTAAACGCTCTGAGGAATTAATCGGCGAAGTGCTGAAAGAATATAAAAGAGAAGATATTGTAATTGCAACAAAAGCTGCGCACAGAGAGCAGGACAATGGCGAAATGGTAATCGACAACTCGCCTGAGTTTTTAAAGCAGGCAGTGGATGATGCGCTGGAAAGACTCCAGACGAAATATATCGACCTGTTTTACATTCATAAGCCGGATGAAAATACGCCGAAAGATGAAGCAGTTGAAGCACTCTATGAAATGAAGGAACAGGGTAAAATAAAAGCAATCGGCGTATCAAATTTTAATGTTGAACAACTGGCTGAAGCGAATAAAAACAATCATGTCGATGTGATTCAGAATGAATATAACCTGTTTAACCGTGAAGCCGAAAAAGAGATGCTGGATTACACTGCGGCAAACAAAATAACATTTATTCCTTATTTCCCGCTCGCAGCAGGTATCCTTGCAGGGAAATACGATGAAAATACTAAATTTGAAGACCTGCGAACAAAACTCGCATTCTATCAGGAGGATCAGTTTAAAGAAAATCTTCAGAAGGTTGATAAGCTGAAAGAGCTGGCGAAGAAATACGATGAAGATGTCGCACAGCTGGTGCTCGCATTTTATTTAACGAGACCGTCACTCGATGTGATAATACCGGGAGCGAAAAAAGGCGGGCAGATTAAAGATAATATGCGTGCGGCAGATATTGAGCTGAAACCGGAAGACGTTGACTACATCGATGAAATATTTAAAATGGAGTAA
- a CDS encoding ABC transporter permease has protein sequence MTIFKIILLHFWKFKWMIIPLALIFFVIAALFSTAGGGKETFESKTLSITVVNNSDSDTSDALLEYLSSSHEVEVMTGSDSEHLKEQVFLMEIHGAVIIEENFEELVKNGEPAVEVITDERAASAVQLETEISKFLMFANAQFNDTGSLDTETLQSALTDTVNVELNNGTVVNSGENYENAAAYTNFAAYWLMLFIMLSIGNLMSEYNKPELQKRIISAPVSSTANALQVLGAQSLVGIFAVLVMFFGLIGLYYDRLEGIPLPHIFVALILIMVFTLALQYAINALTTNRFIVNGLANLVTLGLAFLSGIFIPIELFGDSAQRIAEFLPLYHFTQIYAAPDITWSQAALPIGILILYTVAFLIIGIIFSNQRKSTQL, from the coding sequence ATGACCATATTTAAAATAATACTCCTCCACTTCTGGAAATTTAAATGGATGATTATTCCACTGGCACTCATCTTCTTTGTCATCGCAGCACTGTTCAGCACAGCGGGCGGCGGTAAAGAAACTTTCGAAAGTAAAACGCTCAGTATAACCGTCGTGAATAATTCCGATTCAGACACATCGGATGCACTGCTTGAATATTTAAGCAGTTCACATGAAGTTGAAGTAATGACAGGTTCTGATAGTGAACATTTGAAAGAACAGGTCTTTCTGATGGAAATTCACGGTGCAGTTATTATAGAAGAAAATTTTGAAGAACTGGTCAAAAACGGTGAACCCGCTGTTGAAGTAATCACCGACGAACGTGCAGCATCAGCTGTTCAGCTGGAAACTGAAATTTCCAAATTTCTGATGTTTGCCAATGCCCAGTTTAATGACACGGGATCACTCGATACTGAAACTCTCCAGTCAGCATTAACCGACACTGTGAATGTTGAGCTGAACAACGGTACGGTTGTCAATTCCGGCGAAAACTACGAGAATGCCGCTGCTTATACAAACTTCGCAGCTTACTGGCTCATGCTGTTCATTATGCTCTCGATTGGTAATCTGATGTCTGAATACAATAAACCGGAATTGCAAAAAAGAATTATTTCAGCACCGGTATCATCGACAGCAAATGCATTACAGGTATTAGGCGCACAATCACTGGTCGGAATATTCGCAGTGCTGGTTATGTTCTTCGGTCTGATTGGACTGTATTACGATCGTCTCGAAGGCATTCCGCTTCCCCATATCTTTGTTGCACTTATACTGATTATGGTATTTACACTCGCTCTCCAGTATGCGATTAATGCACTGACGACGAATCGTTTTATCGTCAACGGACTTGCAAACCTCGTTACACTGGGTCTGGCATTTCTGTCAGGTATATTCATTCCAATTGAACTATTCGGTGATTCTGCTCAACGTATAGCGGAATTTTTACCGCTGTATCATTTTACACAAATATATGCAGCACCGGACATCACATGGAGCCAGGCTGCACTGCCAATCGGAATACTCATACTGTACACAGTCGCTTTTCTGATTATCGGCATCATTTTCAGCAACCAGCGTAAAAGTACACAATTATAA
- a CDS encoding ABC transporter permease, which yields MNFLRLTYYLLVINFKDFGYIFWTIGYPLMLVTIFMATTSNLGGADMTTIEVAVTEDNEYTQVLEQIDFISVSEMSDSTARAELDAENITGYITENGTLIVQSSSFQASVLESVMNQIHQTTLLNVPPENFNFETDFLKSNGMETEPQVVMYYSTIAMVSLYTVFTSMEMISSMRPNLSTMGARFSASPFSKVKYILAIMVAGLFLGLLSNALLIGYLMIFNESVLFNHLAPTLGIILAGNIAGLGLGFIIGLTPRVNINVKSVVPVVFIVGLAFLAGLMGPAVRSVINREIPLINELNPLAHITDTIYRVNLMDNFEGYWTTILFLLGITFVSFFITLIVLRRKQYDHI from the coding sequence ATGAACTTTTTACGCCTCACCTATTATTTACTCGTCATTAATTTTAAAGATTTTGGATATATTTTTTGGACAATCGGTTATCCACTCATGCTTGTGACGATTTTTATGGCGACGACGTCCAATCTCGGCGGCGCAGATATGACAACTATTGAGGTTGCTGTGACGGAGGATAACGAATACACACAAGTGCTGGAGCAGATTGATTTTATCAGTGTCAGTGAAATGTCCGACAGCACAGCACGGGCAGAACTGGATGCAGAAAATATTACGGGATATATTACAGAAAACGGCACATTAATCGTTCAGAGCAGCAGTTTTCAGGCATCGGTTTTAGAATCTGTAATGAATCAGATTCACCAGACAACTTTATTGAATGTACCTCCTGAAAATTTTAATTTTGAAACTGACTTTCTCAAGTCCAATGGTATGGAAACAGAACCGCAGGTTGTGATGTACTATTCAACGATTGCAATGGTTTCTTTATATACGGTATTTACAAGTATGGAGATGATTTCATCGATGCGTCCGAATTTAAGCACGATGGGTGCCAGATTCTCCGCCAGTCCGTTCAGTAAAGTCAAATATATACTCGCAATTATGGTTGCGGGATTATTTCTCGGACTATTGTCAAACGCGCTGCTCATCGGATATTTAATGATATTCAACGAATCCGTGCTGTTTAATCACCTCGCACCGACACTCGGCATCATATTAGCCGGAAACATTGCAGGACTCGGCCTTGGTTTTATCATCGGACTGACACCGAGAGTGAACATCAATGTGAAATCAGTCGTACCTGTCGTCTTTATCGTCGGTCTGGCTTTCCTTGCCGGACTGATGGGTCCGGCAGTCAGAAGTGTAATCAACCGGGAAATACCGCTTATTAATGAATTAAACCCCCTCGCACACATTACGGATACAATCTACCGGGTAAATTTAATGGATAACTTTGAGGGCTACTGGACCACAATACTGTTTTTACTGGGCATTACATTCGTCAGTTTCTTTATCACATTAATTGTATTAAGGAGGAAACAATATGACCATATTTAA
- a CDS encoding ABC transporter ATP-binding protein has protein sequence MIAMDKVVKRYKDVIALDHFSFQAGENEIIGLLGPNGCGKTTAINCMLSLLKFDQGTIEIFGEPANPNNNRTKRRIGIVPQELAIFEKLNVVENIDFYCGLYVTNKAERKQLVDEAIAFVGLEKYRKFVPKQLSGGLKRRLNIACGIAHKPEVLFLDEPTVAVDAQSRNFILEGVKKMKEQGTTVIYTTHYLEEAEDLCDSFVIMDNGRNVANGTLDELQKSISTTESVTVKFITEDDTLVTRLKQIPHVNQVSKTQDKYNIQFDKHHNNLANLIRFIEDNSLTYTEIASEQPSLSSIFLELTGKELRD, from the coding sequence ATGATTGCAATGGACAAAGTAGTAAAGAGGTACAAAGACGTGATTGCACTTGACCACTTCTCTTTCCAGGCCGGGGAGAATGAAATTATCGGTCTGCTCGGTCCGAACGGCTGCGGTAAAACAACAGCTATTAACTGCATGCTTTCCTTACTGAAATTCGATCAGGGTACGATTGAAATTTTCGGAGAGCCGGCTAACCCCAATAACAACAGAACAAAACGCCGGATCGGCATCGTCCCTCAGGAACTTGCTATTTTCGAAAAGTTAAATGTCGTGGAGAACATCGACTTCTACTGCGGACTGTACGTTACGAATAAAGCAGAGCGTAAACAGCTTGTCGACGAAGCAATCGCTTTTGTCGGTCTCGAAAAATACAGAAAGTTCGTACCAAAGCAGCTGAGCGGGGGCCTTAAAAGAAGACTCAATATCGCCTGCGGCATCGCGCATAAACCGGAAGTTCTTTTCCTTGATGAACCCACTGTCGCTGTTGATGCGCAGAGCAGAAACTTTATTCTTGAAGGTGTTAAAAAGATGAAGGAACAGGGTACAACTGTAATTTACACTACACACTACCTGGAAGAAGCCGAAGACCTGTGCGATTCGTTCGTCATTATGGATAACGGACGGAATGTTGCAAACGGTACACTCGATGAACTTCAGAAATCAATTTCAACGACAGAAAGTGTCACGGTAAAATTTATTACTGAGGACGATACGCTTGTAACACGCTTAAAACAAATTCCGCACGTCAACCAGGTTTCGAAAACTCAGGATAAATACAATATCCAATTCGATAAACACCATAACAACCTTGCGAATCTTATCCGTTTTATCGAAGACAACTCGCTCACTTATACAGAAATCGCGAGTGAGCAGCCATCGCTGAGCAGTATTTTTCTGGAACTGACAGGCAAGGAGCTGAGGGACTGA
- a CDS encoding sensor histidine kinase, which translates to MSNIYVKIMIFTVLSVFYLLTSEEAHITVILLSFITAFSTDAIRKKYMLFTAAVIFAVLLFMDINYLYFLPVISHIIFMEYGMYGIMVLIPIVLFQEWVLLFLSIFIFYTTVLSEKLSEAKQLNRKMRDQLTEDNMRLKAQRNELMKTHEKDIYMAGLNERNRIARDMHDALGHSLSSSILLIESLQYVKDEETLHHSLKQLQDRLKIGMEDVRHSIHNLYDTSIDLEARIESYLVEMENYSKELIYDVNITLTHEEKIDMLSLVREALTNIRKHSNASAFTVIIKEHPKFLALTIKDNGNPVKEFNKGMGLQSMKETVQKYGGVLNTFNDDGFIVHAIFYMEGLRNENSNS; encoded by the coding sequence ATGTCAAATATATATGTAAAGATTATGATATTTACAGTGTTGTCGGTATTCTATCTGCTGACGTCAGAGGAGGCGCATATAACAGTAATACTGCTGTCTTTTATTACAGCATTCAGCACAGATGCCATCAGGAAAAAATATATGCTGTTTACTGCTGCTGTGATTTTTGCTGTGCTTTTGTTCATGGATATAAATTATTTGTATTTCCTGCCGGTCATCTCTCATATTATATTTATGGAATATGGCATGTACGGGATTATGGTTCTAATTCCCATAGTCCTGTTTCAGGAATGGGTATTGCTGTTTTTAAGTATTTTTATTTTCTACACGACTGTATTGTCAGAGAAACTATCGGAAGCAAAACAGCTGAACAGAAAAATGCGTGATCAGCTGACTGAAGATAATATGCGTTTAAAAGCACAGCGTAATGAACTGATGAAAACTCACGAGAAAGATATTTACATGGCGGGGCTTAATGAACGGAACCGGATTGCCCGTGATATGCATGATGCACTTGGTCATTCACTGTCGAGCAGTATTCTGCTGATCGAGTCGCTGCAGTACGTTAAAGATGAAGAGACACTGCATCACTCGTTAAAGCAGCTGCAGGACAGACTGAAAATCGGTATGGAAGACGTGCGTCACAGTATTCATAATCTGTATGACACGTCGATAGACCTTGAGGCGAGAATAGAAAGTTATCTCGTGGAAATGGAGAATTATTCAAAAGAACTTATATATGATGTAAATATCACACTGACTCATGAAGAAAAGATAGACATGCTGTCACTGGTCAGAGAAGCACTGACGAATATCCGCAAGCATTCAAATGCATCGGCATTTACAGTAATCATTAAAGAGCATCCTAAATTTTTAGCATTGACTATTAAAGATAACGGCAATCCTGTTAAAGAATTCAACAAAGGCATGGGACTTCAGTCGATGAAAGAAACAGTACAGAAGTACGGCGGAGTACTGAATACATTTAATGATGATGGTTTTATCGTACACGCAATATTTTACATGGAGGGGCTTCGAAATGAGAATAGCAATAGTTGA
- a CDS encoding response regulator transcription factor, with protein MRIAIVDDDPLVVSALSTIVRNSNYDVITTGTSGFDAVNLYKEHQPDLLMTDIRMREKSGLQASKEILKDFPEAKILLITTFKDDEYIHEALNIGCKGYLLKDNLTGIIPAIEAVLSGNMVFDSNIVKSMSATASHKDLSELSTRERDIIELVAEGYNNKEIAGHLYLSEGTVRNYISQMLTKLDLRDRTQLAVYYYKN; from the coding sequence ATGAGAATAGCAATAGTTGATGATGATCCACTTGTAGTGTCGGCACTGTCGACAATAGTGAGGAATTCGAATTACGATGTCATAACTACCGGCACGAGTGGTTTTGATGCGGTTAATTTGTATAAAGAACATCAGCCGGATTTGTTAATGACAGATATCCGAATGCGGGAGAAATCCGGGCTTCAGGCAAGTAAGGAAATACTGAAAGATTTTCCGGAAGCTAAAATTCTGCTGATTACGACATTTAAAGATGATGAGTATATTCATGAAGCTCTGAACATCGGCTGCAAAGGATATTTACTGAAAGATAATCTTACGGGAATTATTCCGGCGATTGAAGCGGTGCTGTCGGGCAATATGGTGTTCGACAGCAATATCGTTAAAAGCATGTCGGCAACAGCATCGCACAAAGACTTGTCAGAGTTGTCGACGAGAGAGCGGGATATTATTGAACTGGTTGCAGAGGGATATAATAATAAAGAAATTGCCGGGCACCTGTATTTGAGTGAAGGTACAGTCAGAAACTATATTTCTCAAATGCTGACGAAACTGGATTTAAGAGACAGGACTCAGCTGGCCGTTTATTATTATAAAAACTAA